The region GTGGCGCCGAACACCCGCTCGTAGAACTCCCGCGACCGGTCCAGGTCCCGGACGATGAGCAGGGTCGCGAGGAACATCCCGTCCTCGGGCTTGAAGTAGTCGGGTGCCGGGTTGGCCAAGGTCATGATTTTCCCCCTGTGCTGCCGAAGGTGGCGCGGCATTCCCGGACGGACCAGGCCGAAACTACGGGTTCAGGACGATCTTCCCGGCGACGGTGCCGGATTCGGCCAGCCGCAGCGCGTCGGCGGTGCGGGCGAGCGGCAGTTGGGCGGCGATCCGGGCGGTGACCTCACCGCGTTGCAGGGCGGCGAACACCTGGGTGAGGTCGGCGCCCAACCGGGCGCGGAACCGGTTCCTGGACAGGAAGCGCCCGGCCCAGATGTTGAAGAAGTAGGCGTGGCGGCCGTTGGGCAGCGCGTTCCACAGCCATACCCGGCCGAGCAGTTTGAGCACCGGCCACTGCTTGGACCCGGTGTCGTCGCGGGTGGAGGCGCTGCCGTACGAGACGAGCGTGCCGCCGGGTGCGAGCAGGCGCCAGGAGTCGAGGATGCCGCGACCGCCGACGTGGTCGAAGACCGCGTCGACGCCACCGGGGGCGAGTTCGCGGACCCGTACGGCGAGGTCCTCGGCGCGGGAGTCGACGGGCCTGACCCCCTGCTCGCGCAGGGCGTCGTGGTGTCGCGCGGACGCCGTACCGATCACGGTCACGCCCGCCGCCTGGGCGAGCTGGACCAGGACCGAGCCGACGCCGCCGTTGGCGCCGTGTACGAGGATGGTCTGCCCGGCGCGGATCCGTGCCCTGCGGTGCAGCATCTGCCAGGCGGTGATGCCGTTGAGCACCACGGTCTCGGCCTCCGCCGGGTCGATCCCGTCGGGCACCGGCACCACGTCGGCCGCCTCGACGAGCACGTGGCTGGCCCAGCCGCCGACCTTCACCAGTGCGGCCACCCGGGTGCCGGCCAGCCCCGGCTCGACGCCCTCGCCGGTCGCGAGGATCGTGCCGACCAGGTCGTAGCCCGGCACGAACGGGAACGCCGGTTGGTCGTAGTAGCGGCCGCGACGCATCTGCTGCTCGGCGAAGGAGACCCCGGTCGCCTCCATCCTGATCACGACCTGGCCGGCACCGGCCGTCGGGACGGTTCCGCGCCGGATCTGTAGCCCCTCCGGCTCGACCTTGCCCGGCAGCACGACCTCGACGAGTCCTTCGACGTTCATGACGACCTCCTGTTACTCGCTGTTGTGTTAGTTATAAGTTCTAACAGTGTCGCGAGGGTGGCGTCAAGGGTTTCCGTGATAGCGTCTAACTAAATCTTGAGTGTGTAGCCAGGCGGTGTGGGGAAGGCGGCAGGCCATGGCGGAAGCGGGTACGAAGACCCCGCGCGAGCGCTACCGCGCCCAGGTGCGTACGGAGATCAAGGAACGTGCGTGGCGGCAGATCGGCGAGGCCGGGGCGTCCGCGCTCTCGCTCAACGCCATCGCCAAGCAGATGGGCCTGAGCGGGCCCGCGCTCTACCGGTACTACGCCAACCGCGACGAGCTGATCACCGAACTCGTCACGGACGCGTACCGGAGCCTCGCCGACACCTTCCGTGCGACCGCCGAGACCGGCGCCGACCTGACCGCGCTGGCCAACGCCATCCGCGCCTGGGCCCTGGAAGATCCTCAACGGTACTTTCTCGTCTACGGCACGCCCGTCCCCGGTTACCACGCGCCCGACGACGTAACCCGGATCGCGTCCGAGATCATGGCGGCTCTGCTCGACGCCTGTGTCGTACTGCCCTCGGATCGCCCGCCGACACCGTTCGACGCGCACCTCGAAGGCCACCGGCAATGGGCGGGCGACCATTCCGCCCCGCCTGCGGCGCTGCATCGTGCCCTGACCTTCTGGACCCGGCTGCACGGCATCCTGTCCCTGGAACTGGCCGGTCATTTCACCGGAATGGGGTTCGACCCGGCCCGGCTGTTCGCGGCCGAACTGGACGGCCTGTTGAGGCGCTGACCGCGCCGCGCCACCTCGTCACCGCCGGGCGGCAAGGAATCCGGAGTTCCGCGACAACCGCCCGGAAATGCCACCTCCGGCCGACGAGATCAAATTCGATCGGTACGGCGCGGCCGGCGGCCGAGTCGTTGCCCCGTACGTCGCCGGAAGTCGGCCCCCACGCACTCGTGATCACCTTCGGCGGCCGGATCGTCCGCGCACCATAATCGAGACTCGTCGGACCGGTTGCATCGGACACCGGATGCGTCCGTGCTCCCGCTTGACGCGATTTGACGCCTTTGTGGTGGCGGTGGAGTGGGGTGGGCCCGGTCGGCGCCATCGAGGCAGTGGTCTGCGGGGGGAATTGCGATCCGTCGGTGCGTTTACCGTGCCCCGATCGTCGAGCGAATGGGCCGCATCCTCTCTCGTTCATGCGTAGCCCGCCAAGCGTTCACACTCATCTCCACTGACGGTTATCGCCTACTTGCAGTATGCATCTTCGGGGCCGAACCATCCGGTGTTTCCGGTATGTGGCCTATCTGAGTAAAGTCCCATGACTCGCAGCTATGCAAAGCCATGCCCCTTCGGGTGTCGGGATGGCGGGACGGAGCAATCTCGCATGACTGCTGACCGCGGACCGGTCGCGCAGTTCCGTATATATCGGACCTTACAAGGGATGATCATTTGGCGTCTGGTGGCGTCCAACAATCGGGTGCTCGGCATGTCGGCGGCCACATTCTCCGCGATGGACGGTGCGGTCGCCGCAGTACGCCAGATCCGCAGAGAGGCGCGCCTTGCCTTGATCGAACTGGTGCACGTGCCCGCCCCCGGCCAGGATTGGACGTGGCGGATGTTCGACGAGGGCGGGGAACTGACGGCGCTCTCTCCCCGCAGCTACAAGAGGCGTATCGACTGCCACCACGCACTCGAACGGTTCCGGATGGCCGCGCCGGAGGCCGTGGTGGACTCGGCCGTGGGCCGGCGGGGTCGCTTCTGGTGAGCAGTGTCAAGCGCCCGTACCCGGTCGGTCGCCGATATCCGGGAACGAATCCTCCCGCGATTTCGCCATTTCCCGGAGGCGTGTCCTTTGTGGTCCGTTCACCATGGCGCGATGCCACAGTAACCGCGCATCGATTGTCTGGGCCGCGAGTTCGCGTGGGCATCCCCGCGCCCGTCGACACCCCCCCCGTCTACAGGAGGAGAAGGACCGTGCCCCGCAGGCTGCCGAAGCCATCCCGGATACGACTCGCCCGATCGTTCGGAGCCGCGACCATCGCCGCCGGGTTGAGCATCGGCGTCGCAGCCGTGCCGGTGCTGGTCGCTCCCGCGGGTGCGGCCCCGGTGGGCACGATCACCCTCGAACCGGTCAGTGGCGCCCTCACCGACGCGCCGTTCGCCGCCTTCACCGCCAGCGGCCCCTGTCCGGCCGGGTTCGGCACCGCGGCCGACATGTTCCTCTACAACGACGCGGTGCAGCCGTTCAGCCTGATCTCCCTCGCCGGCCCCGACCTGGACCAGGCACCGGTGAGCGGCACGATCAGCGGATCCCTCGCCGATCTGGCCCAGGCCGGCGGCGTGCTCGACCTGCCCGAGGGCGCCTACGTGCTTGAGCTGACCTGCTACAACGACGAGTTCAGCGTGGCTCCGGACACCCTCACGGGGCGGATCGCGATCGCCGACGGACAGTGGCAGGTGGTGACGGGCGGCGGCCCGACCGGTACGCCGACCGCTACCCCCACCGGTACGCCCACCGCGACCCCGACCGGTACGCCGACCGACTCGCCCAGCCCGACTCCCACCTCGACGCCGACCGCGACCCCGTCGGCGACGCCGACCGAGTCACCGGACCCGACCCCCACGGAGAGCGACTCCCCGACGCCGACCCCGACCGAGACCGACGACCCGCCCGGGTCGCTGCCACAGACCGGTAGCAGTGGTCTGGACACCTACCTCTACCTGGCCCTGGTGCTGATCGCGTCCGGCGCGACGCTGATGCTCTGGGACCGCCGGCAGCGGCTGCTCGCCGCCGCCCCGACCGGCCACTGAGGTCCGGCATGAGCAGTGCCGAGCACAGGACCGAGGACCAGACCGGGTACGAGGACCGAGCCGGGTACGAGGACCGGGCCGCCGGGGAAGATGGGCAGGTCGGGGACGACGGGCAGGTCGGGGACGAGCCGCGTCGCCGTACCGGCGGTGGGGCCGTACTGGTCGATCGGTTGTTCCGGGCCGGCGCGCGTACGGCGGGCGCCCTGATGTTGCTGGTCATGGGGGGCATCGGGGCGTTCCTGGCGGTGCAGGCGGTGCCGACACTGCGCAACTACGGGTGGCGGTTCTTCACCGAGAGCGACTGGAACCCGGAGCGCAACGTCCTCGGCATCGCCGCGGTGGTCGTCGGCACCGTACTCGTCGCCGCCGTGGCGATCGTGGTCGCCTTTCCGCTGGCCCTGCTCACCGCGCTCTACATCACCGAGTACGCCCCCCGCGGGCTCCGCCGGGTGCTGGTCTCCGCGGTGGACCTGATGGCGGCGGTTCCCAGCGTGGTCTACGGGCTGGT is a window of Micromonospora sp. NBC_01699 DNA encoding:
- a CDS encoding medium chain dehydrogenase/reductase family protein, with product MNVEGLVEVVLPGKVEPEGLQIRRGTVPTAGAGQVVIRMEATGVSFAEQQMRRGRYYDQPAFPFVPGYDLVGTILATGEGVEPGLAGTRVAALVKVGGWASHVLVEAADVVPVPDGIDPAEAETVVLNGITAWQMLHRRARIRAGQTILVHGANGGVGSVLVQLAQAAGVTVIGTASARHHDALREQGVRPVDSRAEDLAVRVRELAPGGVDAVFDHVGGRGILDSWRLLAPGGTLVSYGSASTRDDTGSKQWPVLKLLGRVWLWNALPNGRHAYFFNIWAGRFLSRNRFRARLGADLTQVFAALQRGEVTARIAAQLPLARTADALRLAESGTVAGKIVLNP
- a CDS encoding TetR/AcrR family transcriptional regulator, which encodes MAEAGTKTPRERYRAQVRTEIKERAWRQIGEAGASALSLNAIAKQMGLSGPALYRYYANRDELITELVTDAYRSLADTFRATAETGADLTALANAIRAWALEDPQRYFLVYGTPVPGYHAPDDVTRIASEIMAALLDACVVLPSDRPPTPFDAHLEGHRQWAGDHSAPPAALHRALTFWTRLHGILSLELAGHFTGMGFDPARLFAAELDGLLRR
- a CDS encoding LPXTG cell wall anchor domain-containing protein, which encodes MPRRLPKPSRIRLARSFGAATIAAGLSIGVAAVPVLVAPAGAAPVGTITLEPVSGALTDAPFAAFTASGPCPAGFGTAADMFLYNDAVQPFSLISLAGPDLDQAPVSGTISGSLADLAQAGGVLDLPEGAYVLELTCYNDEFSVAPDTLTGRIAIADGQWQVVTGGGPTGTPTATPTGTPTATPTGTPTDSPSPTPTSTPTATPSATPTESPDPTPTESDSPTPTPTETDDPPGSLPQTGSSGLDTYLYLALVLIASGATLMLWDRRQRLLAAAPTGH